GAACGACGTTGGCTGCTGGGCGTGTTCATGATGGCCGTGAGTATGATCCCCCTCCTACTGGTCGGAAACTTGCCGTTTCTGGCCGTGGCGCTGTTCGTAGCGGGCCTGGCCATCGCTCCCACGATGATCACCACCATGTCCCTCATCGAAGAGCACGTACCACGCGCGCGATTGACCGAGGGCATGACCTGGATCAGCACCGGGCTCGCGGTCGGCGTCGCGCTCGGCTCCTCCATCGCCGGCTGGGTCATCGACGCGGCCGGGGCGCGGGCCGGGTACGGGGTTCCGGCGGTGTCCGGAGCCGTCGCGGTCGCGGTCGGTTTCCTGGGGTACCGCCGGCTGAGAAGGCCGGCGCCGGGTCGTGGAGGCACCGTTGAGCAGCACAGCGAGCGGGAAGAACGCCGTCTGGCGTAACTGGGGCGGCAACGTCGTCGCACGTCCCGCGCGGGAGGTCACGCCCGCCTCCGTCGACGAACTGGCCGCCGCGGTGCGCCGGGCCGCCGAGGACGGGCTGAAGGTGAAGGCGGTCGGCTCCGGCCACTCCTTCACGTCGATCGCCGCGACCGACGGCGTGTTGATCCGCCCTCAACTGTTGACCGGCATCCGCGACGTCGACCGGGAGAACATGACCGTCACGGTCGAGGCCGGCACGCCGCTCAAGAGACTCAACCTGGCTCTCGCACGCGAGGGCCTGTCGCTCACCAACATGGGCGACATCATGGAGCAGACGGTGTCGGGCGCCACCAGCACCGGCACCCACGGCACGGGCCGCGAGTCGGCCTCCATCGCCGCCCAGATCAAGGGCCTCGAGCTGGTGACGGCCGACGGCTCGGTGCTCACCTGCTCCGAGAAGGAGAACCCGGACGTCTTCGCGGCGGCGCGGATCGGCCTGGGCGCCCTCGGCATCGTCACCGCGATCACCTTCGCCGTGGAGCCGATCTTCCTGCTCACCGCGCGCGAGGAGCCGATGCCCTTCGACAGGGTCCTGGCCGACTTCGACGCGCTGTGGGCGGAGAACGAGCACTTCGAGTTCTACTGGTTCCCCCACACGGGCAGCACCAACACCAAGCGCAACAACCGCAGCGCCGGGCCCCGCAAGCCGGTGAGCCAGGTCGCCGGCTTCGTCGAGGACGAACTCCTCTCCAACGGCGTCTTCCAGGTCGCCCAGTGGGTCGGCCGCGCGGCCCCCGCCACGATCCCGGCCATCGCCAGGATCTCCAGCAAGGCCCTGTCCGCGCGCACCTACACCGACATCCCCTACAAGGTCTACACGTCCCCGCGCCGGGTGCGGTTCCTCGAGATGGAGTACGCGCTTCCCCGGGAGGCCGTGACCGAGGCACTGCGCGAACTGAAGGCGATGGTCGACCGCTCCGGTCTGCGCGTCAGCTTCCCCGTGGAGGTGCGCACCGCGCCGGCGGACGACATCACCCTGTCCACCGCCTCGGGACGCGACAGCGCGTACATCGCGGTGCACATGGTCAAGGGCGCGTCGTACTCGCAGTACTTCACCGCCGCCGAGCACATCTTCACCGCGTACGAGGGCCGACCGCACTGGGGCAAGATCCACACGCGGGACGCCGAGTACTTCGCCTCCGTCTACCCGCGCTTCGGCGAGTTCACGGCACTGCGGGACCGGCTCGACCCCGACCGTCGTTTCCAGAACGACTACGTGCGCCGGGTCCTGGGGACGTGACGGGCGTCGCCGACGGGCCCGGCCTCGTTCCACGTCCTCCCGTCCGGGCTCCTCGATGCTTTCCGGCCTTTGGCGCATACCGGGGACTAGCCCGACTTTTCCGCACCGGGTAGGCCAACCGCTCCACAAAGGGGCGTACGGGTGAAACCGGGAGTTCCGATTCGGGCGATTGCGTGAGGTACGCCACTTTCAAGATCGTCAAATGCGCGCCACGAAGGGCCAATTCCCACCTCGCGCCAGAAGTTGGGTGGCGCGCCAATCCACGCACGTGGCCCAAATGGAGTACTGTTGCGAGCCCTGGACCCGGTCTCCCGCCAGGATGTCCGGGGCCTCGCCGGACCACCTGAAGGGGACCGGTCGCACAGGGTGACGGCTTCGGTGACTCAGCGTGGAGAATAGGTAACCGTGCCATAACGGCGGCGCGGGATCCGTGCCCGACACGCCGGGCAACTCGGCAAGGTTGTGGCAGGCTGCACCCGGGCAGGCCACACTCGACTAGCGGAAGCAGCGACGCACGTGACGTCGGCAGGCACCACCCGGGAGGTCCCCATGCCCGAACTGCGTGTCGTGGCCGTCTCGAATGACGGCACACGGCTGGTGCTGAAGGCTGCGGACAGCACGGAGTACACGCTTCCGATCGACGAGCGTCTGCGCGCCGCCGTACGCGGCGACCGTCCCCGCCTCGGCCAGATCGAGATCGAGGTGGAGAGCCATCTCCGCCCCCGCGACATCCAGGCGCGTATACGTGCCGGTGCCACCGCGGAAGAAGTCGCCCAGATGGCCGGCATCCCCGTCGACCGTGTGCGCCGCTTCGAGGGCCCCGTGCTGGCCGAGCGCGCCTTCATGGCCGAACGGGCCCGGAAGACTCCGGTCCGTCGGCCCGGCGAGAACGCCGGACCCCAACTCGGCGAGGCCGTCCAGGAACGGCTGCTGCTGCGCGGCGCCGACAAGGACACCGTCCAGTGGGACTCGTGGCGTCGCGACGACGGCACCTGGGAGGTCCTGCT
The window above is part of the Streptomyces sp. NBC_00425 genome. Proteins encoded here:
- a CDS encoding D-arabinono-1,4-lactone oxidase, with amino-acid sequence MSSTASGKNAVWRNWGGNVVARPAREVTPASVDELAAAVRRAAEDGLKVKAVGSGHSFTSIAATDGVLIRPQLLTGIRDVDRENMTVTVEAGTPLKRLNLALAREGLSLTNMGDIMEQTVSGATSTGTHGTGRESASIAAQIKGLELVTADGSVLTCSEKENPDVFAAARIGLGALGIVTAITFAVEPIFLLTAREEPMPFDRVLADFDALWAENEHFEFYWFPHTGSTNTKRNNRSAGPRKPVSQVAGFVEDELLSNGVFQVAQWVGRAAPATIPAIARISSKALSARTYTDIPYKVYTSPRRVRFLEMEYALPREAVTEALRELKAMVDRSGLRVSFPVEVRTAPADDITLSTASGRDSAYIAVHMVKGASYSQYFTAAEHIFTAYEGRPHWGKIHTRDAEYFASVYPRFGEFTALRDRLDPDRRFQNDYVRRVLGT